In the Gammaproteobacteria bacterium genome, one interval contains:
- a CDS encoding NTP_transf_2 domain-containing protein → MAERALEQLDMQPRHLALLRELLRQHLPHTEIWAYGSRVNGDGHEASDLDLVVRHPADLKQETPALWEMKDILVESNLPIRVDLVDWAQIPASFHREIERAYVVVQQ, encoded by the coding sequence ATGGCTGAACGGGCGCTGGAACAATTAGATATGCAACCTCGGCATTTGGCGTTATTACGCGAATTGTTGCGTCAGCATCTGCCGCACACAGAAATATGGGCCTACGGCAGCCGTGTTAATGGCGACGGGCACGAAGCCAGCGATCTTGATTTGGTTGTACGTCATCCCGCCGACTTAAAACAGGAAACGCCCGCCTTGTGGGAAATGAAAGATATTTTGGTGGAAAGTAATCTGCCGATTCGTGTAGACCTAGTTGATTGGGCGCAGATTCCGGCTAGTTTTCATCGTGAGATTGAGCGGGCCTATGTGGTGGTGCAGCAGTAG
- a CDS encoding putative type I restriction enzyme HindVIIP M protein (Evidence 3 : Putative function from multiple computational evidences) → MAKNKLSKNNNEGSANLGFEAKLWLAADKLRNNMDAAEYKHVVLGLIFLKYISDTFEEHRATLIAGQGEYEGANPEDPDEYRAENVFWVPTVARWPHLQANAKQPTIGKLVDDAMVAIESDNPRLKGVLPKDYARPGLDKQRLGELIDLIATIVLTAANEGEKTHRSVDLLGRVYEYFLTRFASAEGKNGGQFYTPSCVVRCLVEMLGPYKGRIYDPCCGSGGMFVQSEKFVEAHGGKIGDIAIYGQESNSTTRRLAIMNLAIRGIEADFGPEHADTFRHDLHPDLRADYVLANPPFNDSDWFRKDDDVRWQFGVPPKGNANFAWVQHFIHHLAPAGIAGFVLANGSMSSNQSGEGDIRKALIEADLVDCMVALPGQLFYSTQIPVCLWFVAKNKTADAKRNFRDRRQQTLFIDARKLGTLMDRVHRELTDADLEKITTTYHHWRGEQVAGQYLDIPGFCKSATTAEIATHGFVLTPGRYVGAEEIEDDGELFEEKMARLVAELTGQFAESAKLEKQIKQNFMQLGFIQSQIPQSQIP, encoded by the coding sequence ATGGCGAAAAATAAATTAAGCAAAAATAATAACGAAGGGTCTGCAAATCTCGGATTTGAGGCTAAACTTTGGCTCGCAGCCGATAAGCTCCGCAATAACATGGATGCGGCGGAATACAAACACGTTGTTCTCGGCCTTATCTTCCTGAAATACATCTCGGATACTTTCGAGGAACACCGCGCAACGCTAATTGCCGGTCAGGGTGAGTATGAAGGTGCAAATCCAGAAGACCCGGACGAATACAGAGCCGAGAATGTCTTTTGGGTGCCGACGGTTGCCCGCTGGCCTCACCTCCAAGCTAACGCCAAGCAGCCAACTATTGGCAAGCTCGTTGATGACGCCATGGTTGCCATTGAGAGCGACAACCCGCGACTCAAAGGGGTTCTGCCCAAAGACTACGCCCGCCCTGGCTTGGACAAGCAGCGTCTTGGCGAACTCATTGATTTGATTGCAACGATTGTCCTGACCGCCGCCAATGAAGGCGAGAAGACCCACCGCTCAGTCGATCTCCTTGGTCGTGTGTATGAGTATTTCCTAACCCGTTTTGCCAGCGCCGAGGGCAAAAACGGCGGCCAGTTCTACACGCCGTCCTGTGTCGTGCGCTGCCTGGTCGAGATGCTCGGCCCCTACAAAGGCCGTATCTACGACCCCTGCTGTGGCTCGGGCGGCATGTTTGTTCAGTCGGAAAAGTTCGTGGAGGCCCACGGGGGCAAAATCGGCGATATCGCTATTTATGGCCAAGAAAGTAACTCCACCACTCGCCGCCTGGCCATTATGAATCTGGCCATTCGTGGCATTGAGGCCGACTTCGGCCCCGAACACGCCGATACCTTCCGCCACGATCTTCATCCCGATCTGCGCGCCGATTATGTCCTTGCCAATCCTCCTTTCAACGACTCCGACTGGTTCCGCAAGGACGACGATGTACGCTGGCAATTCGGTGTTCCGCCCAAGGGCAACGCCAACTTCGCCTGGGTGCAGCACTTCATCCACCACCTTGCGCCCGCAGGCATAGCCGGCTTCGTCCTTGCCAATGGCAGCATGTCCTCCAACCAGTCCGGTGAAGGCGACATCCGCAAAGCGCTCATTGAGGCCGATCTGGTCGATTGCATGGTCGCGCTCCCCGGCCAGCTTTTTTATTCCACGCAAATTCCCGTTTGTCTTTGGTTTGTAGCGAAGAACAAAACCGCCGACGCGAAACGCAATTTCCGTGACCGTCGTCAACAGACGCTATTCATCGATGCCCGCAAACTTGGCACATTAATGGATCGCGTCCATCGTGAATTGACCGACGCCGATCTGGAAAAAATCACCACCACTTATCATCATTGGCGCGGAGAACAAGTCGCGGGCCAATACTTGGATATTCCAGGCTTTTGTAAGTCCGCCACTACTGCTGAAATCGCCACGCATGGATTCGTCCTCACGCCGGGTCGTTATGTGGGCGCGGAAGAAATCGAAGATGACGGAGAACTCTTTGAAGAAAAAATGGCGCGGTTAGTGGCGGAGTTAACCGGACAATTTGCTGAATCCGCAAAATTGGAGAAACAAATTAAACAAAATTTTATGCAATTGGGATTCATTCAATCACAAATACCACAATCACAAATACCATGA
- a CDS encoding Nucleotidyltransferase, with translation MNLNTDHLKRCIDTLHSSLLCYEQAASDSIHQEIFRNAIVKGYELTQEISFKLLKKSLRDYGHSAKKLDATPIKELLRLAATHGFMTLEEVERWFVYRDNRNNTAHDYGENFAMQTLRLIPNFINDVTRLESLLRLRYSAGNDNG, from the coding sequence ATGAACTTGAATACCGATCACCTCAAACGCTGTATTGATACCTTGCACTCGTCGCTTTTGTGTTATGAGCAGGCTGCATCGGACAGCATCCATCAGGAGATTTTCCGCAATGCTATTGTCAAGGGTTACGAATTAACGCAAGAAATCAGCTTCAAGCTTTTAAAGAAATCGCTACGTGATTACGGACATAGTGCAAAAAAATTGGATGCCACACCCATCAAGGAATTGTTACGCCTGGCTGCCACGCACGGATTCATGACGCTGGAGGAAGTCGAGCGCTGGTTCGTCTATCGTGATAATCGCAATAACACCGCCCATGACTACGGCGAAAACTTCGCCATGCAAACGTTACGCTTGATCCCTAATTTTATTAATGACGTAACGCGGCTCGAATCTCTATTGCGCCTCCGCTACAGCGCAGGAAATGACAATGGCTGA